One Helianthus annuus cultivar XRQ/B chromosome 12, HanXRQr2.0-SUNRISE, whole genome shotgun sequence genomic region harbors:
- the LOC110896400 gene encoding protein FAR1-RELATED SEQUENCE 5-like → MKRAIKDVLPRSRHRLCMWHIWEKLKTKVGPVLSANTDFNTRMTHVVWNDTIIPEDFETEWHSIISTFGLENHEWLKDMYDLRFNWIPSYYHGEDLAGLMRTTSRYESENYFFGQICNPRCTLVEFFTHFETAMDIQRHEHRRNDHDTRYIECKPWSDFLLEKQASEIYTQTIFKDIQIEIDAAITKCMSKSVDTVGDVQYFEIKDFRQPFTSFFKVQYNKEEDGLSINCSCKRFEQFGILCRHIFYVLRYEDISEFPRRYVHRRWTRDVVSVGSNHSNIRFDKIGRNSEIDKVYREIVVANEYVVNRLVGDLDELCHYRDHIKSYIDKADEVMVVAPPPTRKERFADIGGNIEKSDSMIRVPIKTRTKGCGVQKRIKFNREIAIQKSSKIQKSCRVCGGKGHNSRTCKDKVSSNAIGSSNAM, encoded by the exons AAG GTTGGTCCTGTTTTGTCAGCAAACACTGATTTTAATACAAGAATGACTCATGTTGTTTGGAATGATACTATTATTCCAGAAGATTTTGAAACTGAGTGGCATTCAATAATTTCTACTTTTGGATTGGAAAATCATGAGTGGTTAAAAGACATGTACGATCTTCGATTTAATTGGATTCCTTCTTATTACCATGGAGAGGATTTGGCTGGGCTTATGCGTACTACGTCAAGATATGAAAGCGAGAATTACTTCTTTGGTCAGATTTGCAATCCAAGATGTACACTTGTTGAATTTTTCACTCATTTTGAGACTGCAATGGATATTCAAAGGCATGAGCATAGGAGGAATGATCATGATACAAGGTATATTGAGTGTAAACCGTGGAGTGACTTTCTATTGGAGAAACAAGCATCAGAAATATACACTCAAACAATTTTTAAGGATATTCAAATTGAAATTGATGCTGCTATTACAAAGTgtatgtcaaagtctgttgataCTGTGGGTGATGTTCAATATTTTGAAATAAAGGATTTCAGACAGCCATTCACATCTTTTTTCAAg GTGCAATAcaacaaagaagaagatggtttAAGTATAAATTGTTCTTGCAAACGGTTTGAACAATTTGGTATATTGTGCCGCCATATATTTTACGTATTACGGTATGAGGATATTAGTGAGTTTCCTAGAAGATATGTTCATAGAAGATGGACGAGAGATGTCGTTTCAGTGGGATCAAATCATTCAAATATTCGATTTGATAAAATTGGTAGGAATAGTGAGATTGATAAAGTTTATAGAGAGATTGTTGTTGCAAATGAGTACGTGGTTAATAGGCTGGTTGGCGATTTAGATGAACTGTGTCATTACAGGGAtcatattaaaagttatattgaTAAAGCGGATGAGGTTATGGTTGTTGCGCCGCCTCCTACTCGCAAAGAAAGATTTGCTGATATCGGAGGGAACATAGAGAAATCTGATTCTATGATTCGTGTCCCCATCAAAACTAGGACCAAAGGATGCGGTGTACAAAAAAGGATCAAGTTTAATCGTGAGATTGCAATTCAGAAATCATCAAAGATCCAGAAATCGTGCCGTGTTTGTGGTGGAAAAGGACATAACAGTCGAACATGTAAAGATAAGGTTTCTTCTAATGCTATAGGTTCCAGCAATGCAATGTAA